In one window of Oncorhynchus gorbuscha isolate QuinsamMale2020 ecotype Even-year linkage group LG23, OgorEven_v1.0, whole genome shotgun sequence DNA:
- the LOC124010614 gene encoding SLAIN motif-containing protein 1-like isoform X3 → MDSELSASELEDDSITQGYKLQDLVDVQVMARLQEDSLRQDYATTSINRRSASFSFLSLQHNGEADLEEEEDEEEYGQLPPPQPRLTRVGPTLQRGLSHSHTFSSIRDWRRSTTSPSTPQYPSGGFSYQPPPLASPTLSTYTPEQQGFRPGSDKLRRSMPNLFRAPSVPSPLSPANHIVSPSTLRNSLSFDSSNGLASRLQSSIPSPGQLQNRVQSVGNFQSLSRQPLKATAYVSPTVKGPVTMPTSTSLQSLSGIPLPSKPAVGVGGTPTPPRSSLPRPASFIGTSSTPRSKIAQPTRSLLTPPKSLSTLSALRDGSWRDGCY, encoded by the exons ATGGACAGTGAGCTCAGTGCCTCCGAGCTGGAGGATGACTCCATCACACAGGGATACAAGCTGCAGGACCTTGTTGATGTCCAGGTCATGGCTCGTCTGCAGGAGGACA GTCTTCGTCAGGACTACGCCACCACCTCCATCAACCGCCGCAGCGCCagcttctccttcctctcccttcagcACAACGGTGAGGCCGacctggaggaggaagaggatgaggaagagtaCGGGCAGCTACCTCCTCCCCAGCCCCGTCTGACCCGTGTGGGACCCACCCTGCAGCGCGGCCTCTCCCACTCCCACACCTTCTCCAGCATACGGGACTGGAGGAGGAGCACAACCAGCCCCTCCACTCCTCAGTACCCCTCCGGAGGATTCTCCTATCAGCCCCCACCCCTGGCCAGCCCCACACTCAGCACCTACACACCCGAACAACAGGGCTTCAGGCCTGGATCAG ATAAGCTGCGGAGGAGCATGCCCAACCTGTTCAGGGCTCCCAGTGTGCCTAGTCCACTGAGCCCAGCCAATCACATCGTCTCTCCTTCCACCCTTCGGAACAGTCTGAGCTTCGACTCGTCCAATGGGCTGGCCAGCAGGCTACAGTCCTCCA TCCCTTCACCCGGTCAGTTGCAGAACAGAGTCCAGAGTGTGGGGAACTTCCAGTCATTGTCACGGCAACCCCTCAAAGCCACAGCCTACGTCAGCCCCACTGTGAAAGGGCCAGTTACCATGCCGACCTCCACCAGTCTGCAGTCCCTGAGTGGGATCCCCCTCCCCAGTAAACCAGCTGTGGGGGTTGGGGGCACTCCTACACCCCCCCGGAGCAGCCTGCCCCGCCCGGCCTCCTTTATTGGGACCAGCTCCACCCCTCGAAGCAAGATCGCCCAACCCACACGCAG TTTATTGACGCCTCCTAAGAGCTTGTCCACCCTGAGTGCCCTACGAGACGGGAGCTGGAGAGATGGCTGCTactga